From the genome of Brassica oleracea var. oleracea cultivar TO1000 chromosome C4, BOL, whole genome shotgun sequence:
AATTAAAAGATTTGTAGCTTTTTACGTTTTTGGTAGAGCTAAATTTTAGGAAACAGGGTGTTATACATTAACCATGTCATAAATAATATGAATATTTTTAGGAAGTAAAGAATATTGTGACAATTACAATCATAAAATTGTGATTTCTAGTTTTATTTATTAGATTTTCTTGTGGAAACTAAAATATTTGGAGCCTTTTACAGTTGTGGTAGAGCTAAATTTTAGAAAATGGAGAGCTATACATTAATCATATTATAACTATTAAGAATACTTTAGGAAGTAAAGAATATTCTGAAAATTTAATCGTTAAATTTTGTTTTTATAATATCTCCTATATATTCTGTGGAATTTATGAAGTTTCTGAGTAATTTTTTTCAAAATGTACGTTTATTTTAAGAACCATTGGTTATACTAAGCAAAATGAGAGACTAAAATCTATTTACTTCCAAGCTTAAAACATATGATATTTAATATCTATGGTTTAAACATGAAATTAGTATACCCATAAACCAATATTCTTGACATGTTAACAGATGTATCTAAAAAACTGAAACACAAATCAACCACCAATTCAATGAAACATTAACACAATTTACGAAATCACCAATTCAATGAAACACTAATACTAATTTACGAAAAGCCGACAACCTATAAATGGTGTTAGATTTTTCACACCATTTTTTTTTGGTATGAGAACAATAACGAACAACTCTATTATTTTGTTGTACATTATAGATGCAATAAACTTAAAGTCATGGTTATTTATACAGTGTGATCATGTCGAGAATTGTAATATATAGACAGAAGACAAAAACGATTTGCTTGATAAATATGGTTAATTCATTAGGAAGTTTATATATTACACTCAAGTCCGGGGTTCGAATCCCAGACTATGCAATTTACTGCAGATTACAGGAAATCCAGGTTTCAAGTCCCGGAGAGAGCGATTTATTAAACAATTATGCATACTACGGAAGAAATGCTTATAAGAGATCTTCAACATGGTGCAAGTAAATCTTGTCAGACGTGGATCTTCATAGGACGGCTCAGGTGATCCAGTTAGGCATAAGTCTTCATAAGGCAGGTAGTATTGTCGGTTGTCGAATCATCTATGTAATAATTCTCATATCATAATTGTAAGATCATAATAAATCAGCGTTAAAATATAAAAATATGGTAATGTCATATTAGAAAGTTTAATGAGATACCTACATAGAAGGCATGTTATATTTAACGGAAAATATATAATTGGTTTGATTATTATTAGGGTTTATGATTCATTTTAATGTCAGTGGCAGTCCTTTGTAAATATTTAGGAAATGTCAAGGTTAAGTTCTAATTGTACTTCTGTTTTTATAGATTAGATTAGCAGTTTTGTTAAAGTTTTTTTCAATTAAATAAAATGGATACATCTTCTTAAAACCAGGCTCTGCTTCGAATTCTAATAGCATGTTTTCTTTCGGTGAACCTACATATTTAATTGTTCTAGTGAAAACTTCGTTCTTAACTTGTAAATCATATAAAAGCAATGCTTAAAACAAAACTGATAATAAAAATTCGTAAGCTTTTTTTTTAAATGCAAACCAATTAAATTGCGTTTCACAATTTAGTCCAATATTTTACACTGGATCCTTTCCATGAGTAAGATAACAAAGGGAGTTTCTTTTTTTTTTAAGTCAAACAAAGGGAGTTTCTATTTTTCTTCTTTCAAATGTTTTTCTATGAAAAAAAAAGAAAAAGGAAAAAGACAACATTTTTTAAGAATTAAAAAAGAATCAGAATATAAGTTGGACCAAAGAAGTATATCATCTCCTCAAATATATAAGCACTAATGGAAGAGTCGTCTCTCAATTAGCATATCTATATTCGACATTACTTATTTTGATCATGAAATTCAACTCACTTCCGTTTGACATATATATTACATGCTCTATATACATCAACTGAGAATTCCATAGATTTTTCTTTTTAATGAGCATTTGATAGATTATTCAATGAACACACACAAACAAAAATCCATTAATACCAATTCCTTAATTCATACATAACCCACACATTTATATATAGCCAATAAAACCAATAATGATAATAAAAACATAATATCACCAGCAGCCAACCAATTAACATACTCTCACACTTTTAAGATCGTCTAAAAGATCAAAACGATAAACTTATAACCATACCTTTCCGTTGATCCCCAAAAATAGCCTTGGATCATGTATATAATAGCTCCATGGTTTGATATTTCCCCAGTAATATATATAACTCCCATCACAAGGGATCCCTATACAACCCAACCAACAAAAGAATCATCAAGACTAGAGCTGAGTACTTAGAATGACAGATGACCTGTTGAGTTGTTGGAGGTGAAACCGGTCCAAGAACTATTAATGCTACTATTACCTCCCCATGATGTGTATTCATCATTCCCTGAGGGGTTTATGTTAATATTCCCCAAAAAGTTTCTAGATAAATTATTCACTCCGTTCCCATCCTTATCAAGATCCTGATCATTCTCTTCCGCCTTCACATTTCTAGGTTGTTCCATATCCATAAAGGGTTTAGACCTTAGCTGATTAGAATAATCACTACTCTCTTGTAGAGGATCAGCTTGGTTAACACCTTCATTGCCGTCTAGTAATGGATACAACGAATTTGAAGATTGATCCAACCCTGAAGTGTTGCTCAAGAAAGGGAATTGCTGAGATTGTTGTAATGAAGACATTCTCCATGGATCCAACATCCCACCACTAGAACTCATCCCACTCATCTGAATACCGCTGAAATCCAATCCAATGTTGCTAGAGTTGTAACCTCCATGGCTTTGGAACGGAGGCAATATAGGCAAGTTGGAAGTAAACCCTGGGGCTTGACCGTAGCTAAGAAACTTGCTAGGGTTTGAGTAACTTGGGTTACAAGAAAGCGATGAACTAGTATTATTGTTATCAGCTGACACCACGACCGTGGATTTCGATCTCCCACCACCATTGGACTTGCTTCTCTTGTTCCTCCGGAAGCCTCCTCCAACAGGCACATTCCTCAGTGCACCACCACGTGTCCAATAACGGCGACATGTCTTGCAGAAATGGCGAGGCTGAGTAAGGTTGTAGTTGTTGAAGTAACAAAACTTTGTATTGGTGGAGTCACACCTAGGGCACTTTAGAGCTGCTTCAGGCAATGGGATTTTAGCGATCCGAGCGCGTTCCACCATTGAATCCACCCTGGCTTGGCTTGAGCCAGCCTGAGAAGCCGGGGGTGATGAGAACTGTGGTAAATTGAAATTAGGGTTCTGGTAAGAAGTGACACGGTCTTGCTGTTGTGTGTTACCTTGCTGCATATTAGCATAATACTAAGTTCTTAGGAATGTGATGAAGTAAAAACGCTTTTTAAAGAAACGACTTGAGCTTGAAACGTTGTTCGGAGACAAAAAAATATATACAATGAGAAAATGTGCAGATTTATAATATCTTTTCAACAAAGCTGCAGAAAGAAGATGGATTGTTAACTCAAACTAAAGTTATAGTAACTTTTATATATGATTTTTGTATAATATATCCAATGGCTGAAAAAGAAAAAGGTAAATGATAATACAAAGAAAAACTCATCCTATAATAGAATTAATTGGAACAAACAAAGACTTGCGTCTTGAAATTAATAAAAGGGCAAATAAATCATCATTATATAGTTCATAGCATATTCGAAAAGATAAGAAAAGGTTTTATCAATTAAGGAATATCTATAAGTATATACGGCGTCCACAAAGAAGAAGAAGCAAACAAGCTAGCAATTTTGTCAAAGAAAAAACTCATATATATATGTGTGTGATCGAACTTGGAGCAAAATATAAACGGATCAAGAAACATATACAGTATCCTAGATTCATTACCTGCTGCCAGTTGTGTGAATTAACTGGAAGAGAAGAGAAATCCATCTTTGAAATGAGCTTGAAATGCTTTTTTAGGTTGCATATATGGTGGAAAATCACATCACATAAGAAAGAATTGATCCACGGGGAGAGAGGGAGAGGGAGAGAGATTGGAAGAGAGAAGGGAGGAGCTGAATGAGATAAAAAGAAGAGAATAAGTTTCCTTAGTTAATATATATAAATCTCTTTTTCCTATATCTATTCTCTTTTTTCCCCTTTCAGTGTTCATCATTCTCTTTAAGCTCTTGTTTCTTTTTGTTTTTCAACAAAAACCTTCTTATTTATTGCTAACCTTTTTTGGAATTAAGTGTTGATTAGAACAAGTTTTACTTTACTTATTTTTCCAAGTCAGTCATCTGTTGGGTCATTTTTCTTGTTTGTATCTCTATATATATTAATCAAATATGAATTGCTTCATGCATAAAATAGTTATCTTCAATATGTTTAAATATTTATTGTATGAACGTGATAATTGTGCCTATACTATATGAAATTGTATATACATCATGTAGGTTTAAATTCGAATAGAGACCCAAAAATAATTTCTTTCAACAGCATATATTATTATACAGATTTGAGTTCACACGGTGACACATAAACAACATTAATATTAATAACACTAGTCTTTATAAGTATATAATTCATTCTTTCAATTTCAAAAACATGTTACTGTTGCATAAAATAGATAATGAAAAGTCTTTTGTGTTACAAATAAAAAATATATTCTACTGTTTCATTTATATAAAAGTCCAAAATTTGAACATATTAGGTGATAGGACGATTGCATATGTTATTTATAAAATACTAATATTAAAAAATATACATATGAATTGGTTTCAATAATAATTAAGATTTATTGATGTTATTATTTTCTCTTAATATATATAAACGTCACTAGATTAAGCTTTAAGCATTTACAAGATCAGTAGCACACAATTTTATATATCATTTTATTTTTAGATATTAGTGATATTATCGTGTTGTAGAAACAGAAACTACTACCAAAAATTTATAATTAATATATCAACTACACTTTAACAAAAAAAAAATACATCAATTACATAATCATTTGTTCATATTGTTTTATATTTTTGTTTTTACAGATTCCTTATAACTTAAAATGATGATGTAGCCAATTATACTTTAAAACCTATATTTTACATATTATACTGTTGAAAGAACATAAGCATCTCACATATCTTTATGTTGGGACTTCTGAATAATATGAATTTACAGCAATTAGTTAAGATTATGCCTTTGAGCGATATGGGTCCCTATCTGCAATTGATCACATCACTTCACTACAACATTTGGTTCAAGAAAACATCATATATTGTATTGTGTATATTCCTTTTCAATCAATGAGCAAAAATCAAGTGAAATCTAATTAAGTTGATAGTCTGGTAGATAATTCACTTATCTTGTCCGATGCGATCCCAATTACTATAAGATAGTACATATTATATAATAGTATTTCATCAGAAAGTATATCTTTTAGATTAACATAACATAATGCAAAAAAATTTATTGTGTGAGAGAAACGATAAGGACAAGAGTTTTCTTAGCATGTAAGCTTTTTATTTTCTTTTGCAAATGGTTACAGTGGTGCCCGGAAAGAGATGCGAAGAGCGAGAGTGGCCATGCAGAGCGAGAAACCCTAGGTACCTCCCTTCATTTTTATATTAAAAAGGTAACAAAAAAACAACGAGGGAGGCGAATAATTAGATTAATTAAAAATCAAAAAGATTTTGAAATACTAAAGAAACAAATAAAGGTGAATTGGTAGTGGGGTGGTCTTTGGTGGAGTTGTCACAATCGAGTGTACCTTTGTTTTCCTCAGGTAGGACCCAAATTTCGTTTCTCATGGGATTATATTATGTAGTTTTTATCGTTTAACATTATCGTCATTGTAGTTTTTGTCGTATAAATATAATAACCTCTGCATATAGAGATTTTCAGAGTCCGAAAATTCAGTCTAAGAATGATGTTGGATTCTTTAAAAGTTAGGATTTCTAATGAACATTGGTAATTTCTTTAGATCGCTAACACTAATAGCACTAAATGTGGTATGTTAGCGTTGATACGAAAGATGTTAATCACAAATAGTATATAGAGGAGAAAATGATGTAAGTTTAAGTTTAAACTAGATTCTGATTCGCTTTCTGAAAATACAAGATTATTTTTTGTAAGACCCAATTAGATTCCAAATTCATTAATTTTCATATATATTTCAAATCACATTAAATAATTCTGTGGTTTTTTTTTAAAAAAGGAGGATTTTTTTTTTGTAAATTAATAATTAGTTTTATGAGAAAATGATACATGTTTAGATGGCCAAATAACGAATAACATGTATTGTAATTATTTTAGTAATTTAAACTTATTTTCTAAATATTTCAAAAATTATCTAAATGATGACACATCGTCATATCTCATATGTTAAAATGTTTTTCAATTAATATATAAAGAATATGTGTTGTTCTATTTCTATAATGTTCTTTGATATGCATTGTTCAATAATCCTACTAAAATACTTTATATATTGTAACAAGAGTAAATTCATATGTTATACAAAAATCCATATGTTATGGAACCAAATTTATGTCTCTAGTAAAAAACTAATATAGAAATGATGCGTGCATGAGAAGAAAATATAGCTCAAATGTGCTGATTTGGGTAATTTGGAACACAAAACTAAAACTATGAAAGCATAAGCCAACAAATCAAATCATGATTGATTCGACAGGGATGTTTCTTTTTATTTCTTGAGACTTGTATGTAAGCCACGTAGACCCTAATAATATAGCTTACCGATAAAATTGATCAACTGGAAAGAAAAAGATCTCGATGATTTTTATGTTTGCATGAGGGGTACGTATGATTACGAAAGAGGAACATGTTGTAGGAAGGTGTCCCAGTCTTCCGCGTTTTCTAAAAGAAAGATTTGTGGTCCTGATTTGATACCAGACCTTCTTTTACATGGACCATGCTATAAGGACACATAACATCAACACCGCTAACTACATAATTCAGAATCAAGAAATATCTAATGATAATATTTTTATATTTATCAATATAAAAAAGCTAAGGAGAAAAGGTATACTATAGATTTTGTAATTACGTAGTAGAAGGGGTAGCTGTATTGAATCCGCACTAAGCAACGTTCTTCAACTCAAATAACACAGACATTATTAGTATATCTTACTTAGCACATAAACTTCGACTACGTGGTTTCAGATTGTCGTGCTCATGATTCTGCCACCGGTGAAATGATTAATTAATCAAGAACTTAAGTCATTAAATAACAATCCCTAGTAACATGACACGAGACTTTGATGAAGCAGTCCAAGGATTATCATTCCATTAATAAGCAATGCTTTCCCATTTTTCTTTGATCCTCTTCAACATCTTAGTAGAGAGCCGTGAACCTCTGCTTGTTTCCGCCTGCGTCGCTCCGCACTTATCTGCTAGCTTTTCTTCTTTGGATTAGGGTCTCCTGGAACCGGCGGATTTGGCTTCTGGAGCTGTTTCAGCATCTTGAGTACACCTCTTCGGTGCTAGCCGGACCAGGACATAGTCAACCCTGCTTCGCCGTCGCACCCTTCGAAGTCGCTTTCGGGATGAGCCTCGGTTCCTAGGCTCATTCTTCGGCTGATTATATTGCTCTAATGTTCGTGGCTCTTTGTGCAGGTTCCGGCATAGAGATTCAGCCTTGAACTACTGGATTGACATTTGAGTTTTGGTTTGATGTTTTAGCTAAGCTTTAATCACTTCTTAGGAGATGATTAAACCTTGTTTCTCTGTGAAAGTCTTTTTTATCTTTTTTTGGGGGTTTTCTAAGAACCTTCCTTTAATTAGCTAATCCTAGATACATAAGGTTTGATCTTCAAGCTCTGACTGTATCTCTTGTATCGTTATCTTTGGTAATGAAATTCACATTGTTTTTAAAAAAACATCTTAGACTAGATCTACCACCAAGCAAATTCAGCAAGACTCTAGTTTCTAGAAACGTGCGAACCATCATTTGAATATCAACCCTTTGTCCCAAAAAAAAAAGAAAAAGAATATCAACCTTATGTCTAGTCATTATTTCTGTTTTCTATAGTATTTATATTATTTAGAAGAAGTTCGTCTTTATAGAAATGTGCATGTGGCCATACTAGTAATAACTCATTTTCATGCAACTAAAGAGGATTTTCTCTTATCTGTAGTGTACATCTCAAAAGCCCATATTCATGGTAATAAAGCCACCCCTTCTTTGCAGCTTTTTCTGCATTCATATGTAATATTATATGCGCATATAAACATAATATATATTAATAAGTGATACAACTATGTCGTTATTTAATTTGATCTTTAGTTTCCGAAAGTTTTTAAAATGAGAAAATTAGATGTAACATCTGATGGAAATCGTTTGCACGTGCTGTTCTTTGGTAGAAGATTCTTAGATTCCAACAAGAACATGCGCATTTCCATATTTTAAGAGAAGCTGCAAGAACATGGGTTTAACTGGCTGCAATATTTGATATACCGTAGTTGAGAAGATACCATAATCTATTTAACTGGCAGAAGTTTTTGTAATTATATACTGCTTTTAAGCGTATGTTAGATCTGGTGTTGCACTTTTATACCTATAAATGTTTAAAGTTAGGCTTGTAGAGTAGAGTAGCATAGATTAATGACCAAGTTGTGGTAGATTGGGTAAATTCCACACGGTAAAATACAGCTTTTCCAGAAGAATGTTGTACAACATGTATCACTCTTGCTTTGCTAAGATATATCTCTTTTCTAGTATATATTTATTGATATTTGATTCATTTACATCATTGCATTGCATGTACTTATGCAGCTTAATTGCATGTTGACGTTTTGGTATATTTTTAAATAGGATAATCTGGCACTATAATCCTTGCTTGTATTATGTACGGTGCCAAGGATTACACATCATTCTATCGAATGATCAAAATATATCGTAATCAATTTATTTAATCCCGGCCACGAGTTTATAACTGTATACACCATATCTGGCGCAGCGTACGAATGGTGAATGGTCGATCTAAGACTTTAGGGTTCTTCGAGACCTGTTCTTGGATCGATCAAGAATTTCTTTCGATAGCTTCTTGCGACCAACTTCCTGTTTGATGAATTGAATCGAATCGACCAAGGGATAAAAGCAAAGCTCTTCTTAATTATAAATCAAAACGTATCAAACAAGGAAGATAAAGCTCTGTTTATATATCCATCCGTTTTGGACAAACCCCATAAAGATAAGGATATTATAAACCGTCATTTTAAATAAAATCCCAAAACAAATAATGAAAAGGAAATAACGTTAAAACGAAAATTAAAAGCTAAAGGGTTTTGAACGTTCTAAGTTGGCGCCAATAGTAATGATGCCGCTGCATCAGGTCCCCCGGGGTGAGCGGGATTCGACCTCGAATCAGAAGGGTCGTCGGGAGGGAAAAACTGAGTAAGGAAGCGCACATTGAAAACGTTCGAGGTAGTGATGTCGGAGGGAAGCTGCACACGGTACACATTATCGTTAATCTTGGCCACGATCGGAACATGACCAATCTTCTTAGACTTCAATTTGTTGTATGCATGGGAAGGAA
Proteins encoded in this window:
- the LOC106336987 gene encoding dof zinc finger protein DOF3.6, translated to MDFSSLPVNSHNWQQQGNTQQQDRVTSYQNPNFNLPQFSSPPASQAGSSQARVDSMVERARIAKIPLPEAALKCPRCDSTNTKFCYFNNYNLTQPRHFCKTCRRYWTRGGALRNVPVGGGFRRNKRSKSNGGGRSKSTVVVSADNNNTSSSLSCNPSYSNPSKFLSYGQAPGFTSNLPILPPFQSHGGYNSSNIGLDFSGIQMSGMSSSGGMLDPWRMSSLQQSQQFPFLSNTSGLDQSSNSLYPLLDGNEGVNQADPLQESSDYSNQLRSKPFMDMEQPRNVKAEENDQDLDKDGNGVNNLSRNFLGNININPSGNDEYTSWGGIPCDGSYIYYWGNIKPWSYYIHDPRLFLGINGKVWL